A single region of the Streptomyces sp. NBC_01262 genome encodes:
- the rph gene encoding rifamycin-inactivating phosphotransferase: MTEQYVLDLQEVDETQVAVVGGKGAHLGGLSRIEGIRVPAGFCVTTDAFRRIMAEAPSIDDRLDELSRVDPDDREAIRTLSAQIRRTVEGIAVPGDLAAAITRALARLGEQAAYAVRSSATAEDLPTASFAGQQDTYLNVVGPTAILRHVSRCWASLFTERAVIYRQRNGIDHRTVHMAVVVQRMVLPDAAGILFTADPVTGNRKVATVDAGFGLGEALVSGLVNPDVFKVRDGVVVARAIAAKQRAVHALPAGGTREVAIDAQRQEQPALTDEQVVRLVQLGRRIEAHFGGRPQDIEWCLADDGFQIVQSRPITTLFPIPVPETGDQENHVYVSVGHQQMMTDPMRPLGFSMWQLIAMVPMHEAGGRLFVDVTRRLASPASRAGLLDIMGKGDPLVRDALETVLDRDGFVPSLPDAAPGGPPAGGAPAPIENDPAIVTELIERSQASVAALERDIRTKTGPALFDFLLEAFQEHKRVLGDPLSMQAIMAGMEATWWLNDKLQEWLGEKNAADTLTLSAPDNITSEMGLALLDVADVIRPHPEVVAYLQGVEDEGFLDELAKLAGGTEARDAIEAYLDRYGMRCVGEIDITRPRWREQPITLVPVILDNVRNFEPGAAGRRFEQGRQKAQQKEQDVLSRLRILPDGDRKADETKRMIDRVRTFIGYREYPKYGIVSRYFVYKQALLEEAERLVQAEVLPEKEDIFYLTFQELHDVARSHQADDRLIQQRKDAFRSYHALTPPRVLTSDGEALTGAYRRDDAPAGALIGVPVSAGTVEGRARVILDMAQADLEAGDILVTAFTDPSWSPLFVGIAGLVTEVGGLMTHGAVIAREYGLPAVVGVDQATRLIRDGQRIRLHGTDGYVEILP, encoded by the coding sequence ATGACTGAGCAGTACGTGCTGGATCTTCAAGAGGTCGACGAGACACAGGTCGCGGTCGTCGGCGGGAAGGGCGCCCACCTGGGTGGGCTGTCGCGGATCGAGGGCATCCGCGTGCCGGCCGGCTTCTGCGTGACGACGGACGCCTTCCGGCGGATCATGGCGGAGGCGCCGTCGATCGATGATCGGCTCGATGAGTTGTCGCGCGTGGACCCGGACGACCGGGAGGCGATCCGCACGCTCAGCGCGCAGATTCGCCGGACCGTGGAGGGGATCGCCGTCCCGGGCGATCTCGCGGCGGCGATCACCCGCGCGCTCGCCCGGCTCGGCGAGCAGGCCGCCTACGCGGTCCGATCCAGCGCGACGGCGGAGGACCTGCCGACGGCCTCCTTCGCCGGCCAGCAGGACACGTACCTGAACGTCGTGGGGCCGACGGCGATCCTCCGGCACGTCAGCCGGTGCTGGGCCTCGCTGTTTACCGAGCGGGCCGTGATCTACCGTCAGCGGAACGGCATCGACCACCGTACGGTCCACATGGCCGTGGTCGTGCAGCGGATGGTCCTCCCGGATGCGGCCGGCATCCTGTTCACGGCCGATCCCGTCACAGGCAACCGGAAGGTCGCCACCGTGGACGCCGGCTTCGGCCTCGGCGAGGCACTGGTCTCCGGCCTGGTGAACCCGGACGTCTTCAAGGTGCGGGACGGCGTAGTCGTCGCCAGGGCGATCGCCGCCAAACAGCGTGCCGTCCACGCCCTGCCGGCCGGTGGTACGCGGGAAGTGGCGATCGACGCGCAGCGGCAGGAGCAGCCGGCGCTGACGGATGAGCAGGTCGTACGGCTCGTGCAGCTCGGGCGGCGGATCGAGGCGCACTTCGGCGGCCGCCCGCAGGACATCGAATGGTGCCTGGCCGATGACGGCTTCCAGATCGTTCAGAGCCGGCCGATCACCACGCTGTTCCCCATCCCGGTCCCTGAGACCGGGGACCAGGAGAATCACGTCTACGTCTCCGTCGGCCACCAGCAGATGATGACCGACCCCATGAGGCCCCTGGGGTTCTCCATGTGGCAGCTCATTGCCATGGTGCCGATGCACGAGGCCGGCGGGAGGCTGTTCGTCGACGTCACCCGGCGCCTGGCCTCGCCCGCGAGCCGGGCCGGCCTCCTGGACATCATGGGGAAGGGCGATCCGCTGGTCAGGGACGCTCTGGAGACCGTCCTGGACCGCGACGGGTTCGTCCCGTCGCTCCCGGACGCGGCTCCCGGCGGGCCGCCGGCCGGCGGTGCGCCCGCCCCGATCGAGAACGATCCGGCCATCGTCACCGAGCTGATCGAGCGCAGCCAGGCGTCCGTCGCCGCCCTGGAGCGCGACATCCGGACGAAGACCGGACCGGCGCTGTTCGACTTCCTGCTGGAGGCCTTCCAGGAGCACAAACGAGTCCTCGGCGATCCGCTGAGCATGCAGGCGATCATGGCGGGGATGGAGGCCACGTGGTGGCTCAACGACAAGCTGCAGGAGTGGCTGGGCGAGAAGAACGCCGCTGACACGCTCACGCTGTCCGCCCCCGACAACATCACGTCGGAAATGGGACTGGCGCTGCTCGACGTCGCGGACGTGATCCGCCCCCATCCGGAGGTGGTGGCGTACCTGCAGGGCGTCGAGGACGAGGGCTTCCTCGACGAGCTGGCGAAGCTCGCGGGCGGGACCGAAGCGCGCGACGCCATCGAGGCCTACCTCGACCGGTACGGCATGCGCTGCGTCGGCGAGATCGACATCACGAGGCCGCGTTGGCGCGAGCAGCCCATCACGCTCGTGCCCGTCATCCTCGACAACGTCAGGAACTTCGAACCGGGCGCCGCCGGGCGGCGCTTCGAGCAGGGGCGGCAGAAGGCGCAGCAGAAGGAACAGGACGTGCTGTCACGCCTGCGGATCCTGCCGGACGGGGACCGGAAAGCCGACGAGACCAAGCGGATGATCGACCGGGTCCGGACCTTCATCGGGTACCGGGAGTACCCGAAGTACGGCATCGTCAGCCGCTACTTCGTCTACAAGCAGGCTCTGCTGGAGGAGGCCGAGCGCCTCGTACAGGCCGAAGTGCTTCCGGAAAAGGAGGACATCTTCTACCTCACTTTCCAGGAACTCCACGACGTCGCGCGCTCGCACCAGGCGGATGACCGGCTCATCCAGCAGCGCAAGGACGCGTTCCGGTCGTACCACGCGCTCACACCGCCCCGCGTGCTCACCTCGGACGGCGAGGCCCTCACCGGGGCGTACCGGCGCGACGACGCACCGGCCGGCGCCCTGATCGGCGTGCCGGTCTCCGCCGGGACCGTCGAGGGACGGGCCCGCGTCATCCTTGACATGGCTCAGGCCGATCTCGAAGCGGGCGACATCCTGGTCACGGCCTTCACCGACCCGAGCTGGTCGCCGCTGTTCGTCGGAATCGCGGGCCTGGTGACGGAGGTGGGCGGCCTGATGACCCATGGCGCGGTGATCGCCCGGGAGTACGGGCTGCCGGCCGTCGTCGGCGTGGATCAGGCCACCCGGCTGATCCGGGACGGGCAGCGGATCCGCCTGCACGGAACCGACGGGTACGTCGAGATCCTGCCTTGA
- a CDS encoding DUF899 domain-containing protein → MTTTPGKPPVVDLATWQAAREELLLREKAHTREGDAIAAARRRLPMVELDGSVEVTGVDGPVPFLDLFQGRDELVVYQHMWHDGAPHQGQCEGCTTAAWHLKDAVYLNARGVSFAILTSGPWDEVAPYVEFMGYTQPWYSVRGVAAPIGGGMGHIVCFLRDGDRVFLTYSTTGRGNEAVNGSFGLLDMTPYGRGEAWEDNPEGYLSEDRQACWYWRSDADGVATWGPTSRPVPQWTRPGATPVKTLGRHGDHH, encoded by the coding sequence ATGACGACCACCCCCGGCAAGCCGCCCGTCGTCGACCTGGCCACCTGGCAGGCGGCGCGCGAGGAGCTGCTGCTCCGCGAGAAGGCGCACACCCGGGAGGGCGACGCCATCGCCGCGGCCCGGCGGCGGCTGCCGATGGTCGAGCTCGACGGCTCCGTCGAGGTCACCGGCGTTGACGGGCCGGTCCCGTTCCTCGACCTGTTCCAGGGCCGCGACGAGCTCGTGGTCTACCAGCACATGTGGCACGACGGCGCGCCGCACCAGGGGCAGTGCGAGGGCTGCACCACCGCGGCCTGGCACCTGAAGGACGCCGTCTATCTCAACGCCCGGGGCGTCTCGTTCGCCATCCTGACCTCGGGCCCGTGGGACGAGGTGGCTCCCTACGTCGAGTTCATGGGCTACACCCAGCCCTGGTACTCGGTGCGGGGCGTGGCGGCACCGATCGGCGGAGGGATGGGGCACATCGTCTGTTTCCTGCGCGACGGCGACCGCGTGTTCCTCACCTACTCCACGACGGGCCGTGGCAACGAGGCGGTCAACGGGTCCTTCGGCCTGCTCGACATGACGCCGTACGGCCGCGGCGAGGCGTGGGAGGACAACCCCGAGGGCTACCTGTCCGAGGACCGCCAGGCCTGCTGGTACTGGCGCTCGGACGCCGACGGCGTCGCCACCTGGGGTCCGACCAGCCGGCCCGTGCCGCAGTGGACCCGCCCCGGGGCGACCCCCGTGAAGACCCTCGGCCGCCACGGGGACCACCACTGA
- a CDS encoding serine hydrolase domain-containing protein encodes MALGAATLLAAGAGTAVAQPARPSLAERLRQDTEAIHALGISGVQARAIAPDGRQSVATSGTADLNTGRPVPSDGYFRMASTSKTLVATVVLQLEAEGGLSLDDTVGRWLPGVVQGNGNDGSRITIRQLLQHTSGIHDDLPGYTTPEEYYQQRYDVYSPEQLVARAMAHAPDFPPGEGWQYSNTGYVLLGTIIQKATGHPAHQEIEDRVLRPLGLDQTRWMGTSPALPRPHAKAYQLFGPGSEVDVTDQISVDYEILSFVSTTRDENGLFRALLAGRLLPTRQLAEMKRTIPVSGEVQQLWPGGRYGLGLVERPLSCGGTYWSHEGGDGGYITLNGVTDDGGRSVVVSMSEARGDTLEHILEQEHAAGALIDHALCAGPWTH; translated from the coding sequence ATGGCACTCGGTGCCGCCACGCTGCTCGCCGCCGGGGCGGGCACCGCCGTCGCCCAGCCCGCCCGTCCCTCCCTTGCGGAGCGGTTGCGCCAGGACACCGAGGCGATCCATGCCCTCGGCATCAGCGGTGTGCAGGCCCGCGCGATCGCGCCCGACGGCCGGCAGTCCGTCGCCACCAGCGGCACCGCCGACCTGAACACCGGCCGCCCGGTGCCTTCCGACGGATACTTCCGCATGGCCAGCACCTCCAAGACGCTGGTCGCCACCGTCGTCCTCCAACTGGAGGCCGAGGGCGGGCTGTCCCTGGACGACACGGTCGGCCGCTGGCTGCCAGGAGTGGTGCAGGGCAACGGCAACGACGGCAGCCGCATCACCATCCGCCAACTGCTCCAGCACACCAGCGGCATCCACGACGACCTGCCCGGATACACCACGCCGGAGGAGTACTACCAGCAGCGGTACGACGTCTACAGCCCCGAGCAGCTGGTCGCCCGCGCCATGGCGCACGCGCCGGACTTCCCGCCCGGCGAGGGCTGGCAGTACTCCAACACCGGCTACGTCCTGCTCGGGACGATAATCCAGAAGGCCACCGGCCACCCCGCCCACCAGGAGATCGAAGACCGCGTCCTGCGCCCGCTCGGCCTCGACCAGACCCGGTGGATGGGCACCTCGCCCGCCCTGCCCCGGCCGCACGCCAAGGCCTACCAGCTCTTCGGCCCCGGTTCCGAGGTGGACGTCACCGACCAGATATCGGTGGACTACGAGATCCTGTCGTTCGTCTCGACCACTCGGGACGAGAACGGTCTCTTCCGGGCACTCCTCGCGGGCCGCCTGCTGCCGACGCGGCAGCTGGCCGAGATGAAGCGGACGATCCCCGTGAGCGGGGAGGTCCAACAGCTGTGGCCCGGCGGCCGATACGGGCTCGGCCTGGTCGAACGCCCCCTGAGCTGCGGAGGAACCTACTGGAGCCACGAGGGCGGGGACGGTGGCTACATCACCCTCAACGGCGTCACCGACGACGGCGGTCGAAGCGTCGTGGTCTCCATGTCCGAGGCGCGCGGCGACACCCTGGAGCACATCCTGGAACAGGAGCACGCGGCCGGCGCCCTGATCGACCACGCGCTGTGCGCCGGGCCATGGACGCATTAA
- a CDS encoding AAA family ATPase produces MSAEHPGTEGRGLGTGLTGRSSELDLIRAVIDDTARLGGSLTLFGDPGVGKSALLDAADDLARARDMRTLRAAGAQFEANIAFAGLNQLLVPLVPLFAELDPDHESALRVALGFGEGATPSRILISTAALSLLLLAAREQPLVAIIDDVQWLDDASADVLSFVARRVAGTRVRMLSTVRTTGEPLRIRGDVNSLTMHSLDDSESEALLLARYPDLAEHVRRRIVSEAQGNPLALVELPATLTSDRYPTAETLPTVLPLTERLTRMFTARIAALAPQTQDLLLLLALDGSGQALSDESVVGPDAATHLDIAERERILVVDSRHSVVFRHPLVRSAVVELARPEQRRRAHRALANCQRSYPGHRAWHLADAALSTDEEVATLLQRESIQALKRGDPSAAVAAMTRSADLSPDPEHRSQRLAGAAYFAAEVMGDLQSVSQLLTDARRLDANVGSLATASAAASLMLYSDADVISAFRVLTTALRAPEAEPTAEEINAAIWVLSVIASLNGRKEMWDPYLELVDRYRDMLPEGLLIRSEVVSNPALVSPEALHTLDQEIATLTTELDPGQIIRVGYVANDVDRLADLREPLLRVWQDAARTGAVASVINALMLLCAESYLAGRWDDTQRFAEEGLERAESYGYVNFVWFLHYSKALAAAALGQQDEAEEPLEGMLAWSIPRQAFIVPQHVYRVRTLAAIGRGDYETAYAEATRISPRGLEPGTARQLQLFVAYDLVEAAVRTGRSDRARDFVEAMLRMGITRISSRWAMLVAAAQGLVTEAEVASAHFERALAAAPGNLWPFERGRVLLAYGEHLRRERATVEARVRINDALTIFDRLRAAPWAERARNELGATGVSRRQADSTDVLLTPQELQIATLAASGLTNKAIGERLHLSARTVSGHLYHVFPKLGVTARAGLRDALTALTADEEPPP; encoded by the coding sequence ATGAGCGCAGAGCACCCGGGCACCGAGGGTCGGGGCCTCGGGACCGGACTGACCGGCCGGTCCAGCGAACTGGATCTCATCAGGGCGGTGATCGACGACACCGCGCGACTCGGCGGCTCGTTGACCCTGTTCGGCGATCCCGGTGTGGGAAAGTCCGCCCTGCTCGACGCCGCCGACGATCTCGCCCGCGCCAGGGATATGAGGACGTTGCGGGCTGCCGGCGCCCAGTTCGAGGCCAACATCGCGTTCGCCGGCCTCAACCAGCTGCTGGTTCCGCTGGTCCCGCTGTTCGCGGAACTCGACCCGGACCACGAGAGCGCTCTGCGGGTGGCACTGGGCTTCGGCGAGGGCGCGACCCCGTCGCGAATCCTCATCTCGACCGCGGCTCTGTCACTGCTCCTGCTCGCCGCACGAGAACAGCCGCTGGTCGCCATCATCGACGACGTCCAGTGGCTCGACGACGCCAGCGCCGACGTCCTGTCCTTCGTGGCCCGGCGGGTCGCCGGAACCCGTGTGCGCATGCTCTCGACAGTCCGTACGACCGGGGAACCCCTGCGCATTCGCGGCGACGTCAACAGCCTCACCATGCATTCCCTGGACGACTCGGAGTCCGAAGCCCTGCTGCTCGCCCGCTACCCGGACCTGGCCGAGCACGTGCGCCGCCGCATCGTCTCCGAGGCCCAGGGGAACCCGCTCGCCCTCGTCGAACTGCCGGCGACGCTGACCTCGGACCGGTACCCCACGGCGGAGACGCTTCCCACCGTGCTGCCGCTGACCGAGCGGCTCACCCGGATGTTCACCGCCCGGATCGCCGCGCTCGCACCGCAGACCCAGGACCTGCTCCTGCTGCTCGCCCTGGACGGTTCGGGCCAGGCGCTGTCCGACGAGAGCGTGGTGGGACCCGATGCCGCCACCCACCTCGACATCGCCGAACGTGAGCGCATCCTCGTCGTCGACAGCCGCCACTCGGTCGTCTTCCGCCACCCGCTGGTGCGCTCCGCCGTCGTCGAACTGGCCCGGCCCGAGCAACGGCGCAGGGCGCACCGGGCACTCGCCAACTGCCAACGCTCCTATCCGGGACATCGCGCCTGGCATCTCGCCGATGCCGCCTTGAGCACCGACGAGGAGGTGGCCACCCTCCTTCAGCGCGAGTCGATCCAGGCACTCAAGCGCGGAGACCCGTCCGCGGCGGTGGCGGCGATGACGCGGTCAGCCGATCTGAGCCCGGATCCCGAGCACCGATCACAGCGCCTGGCCGGGGCCGCGTACTTCGCGGCCGAGGTGATGGGAGACCTCCAGTCCGTCTCGCAACTGCTCACCGACGCGCGCCGCCTGGACGCCAACGTCGGTTCGCTGGCGACCGCCTCGGCCGCGGCCTCGCTCATGCTGTACTCCGACGCGGACGTCATCTCGGCCTTCCGGGTGCTCACCACCGCGCTGCGGGCCCCCGAAGCGGAGCCGACCGCGGAGGAGATCAACGCCGCGATCTGGGTCCTGTCGGTGATCGCCTCGCTCAACGGGCGCAAGGAGATGTGGGACCCCTACCTCGAACTGGTCGACAGATACCGCGACATGCTGCCGGAGGGCCTGCTCATCCGCTCCGAGGTCGTGTCCAATCCGGCCCTGGTCTCTCCGGAGGCACTGCACACCCTGGACCAGGAGATCGCGACGCTGACGACCGAGCTCGACCCCGGGCAGATCATCCGCGTGGGATATGTCGCCAACGATGTCGACCGACTCGCCGACCTGCGGGAACCGTTGCTCCGCGTCTGGCAGGACGCTGCCCGCACGGGAGCCGTCGCCTCCGTCATCAACGCACTCATGCTGCTGTGCGCGGAGAGCTACCTCGCCGGGCGATGGGACGACACCCAGCGCTTCGCGGAGGAGGGACTGGAGCGCGCCGAGTCCTACGGATACGTCAACTTCGTCTGGTTCCTGCACTACAGCAAGGCTCTCGCCGCGGCCGCGCTCGGGCAGCAGGATGAGGCGGAGGAACCGCTGGAGGGCATGTTGGCCTGGTCGATCCCGCGCCAGGCCTTCATCGTGCCGCAGCACGTGTACCGCGTACGGACCCTCGCGGCAATCGGCCGCGGCGACTACGAGACGGCATACGCGGAAGCGACCAGGATCAGCCCACGCGGACTGGAACCAGGCACCGCCCGGCAACTGCAACTGTTCGTCGCCTACGACCTCGTCGAGGCAGCCGTCCGGACCGGCCGGTCGGACCGGGCGCGGGACTTCGTCGAGGCGATGCTGCGGATGGGCATCACCAGGATCTCTTCCCGCTGGGCAATGCTCGTGGCCGCAGCGCAGGGCCTGGTGACCGAGGCAGAGGTGGCGAGCGCCCACTTCGAGCGGGCCCTCGCGGCGGCGCCCGGGAATCTGTGGCCCTTCGAGCGCGGGCGCGTACTGCTGGCCTACGGCGAGCACCTGCGAAGAGAGCGGGCCACCGTGGAGGCACGCGTACGCATCAACGACGCGCTGACGATCTTCGATCGGCTGCGGGCCGCGCCGTGGGCCGAACGTGCCAGGAACGAACTGGGGGCGACCGGCGTGTCCCGGCGGCAGGCCGACTCGACCGACGTCCTGCTCACTCCGCAGGAGTTGCAGATCGCCACGCTCGCGGCCTCGGGGCTGACGAACAAGGCGATCGGGGAACGGCTGCACCTGTCCGCCCGCACGGTCAGCGGACACCTTTACCACGTGTTCCCGAAACTCGGCGTCACCGCCCGCGCCGGCCTGCGCGACGCACTCACCGCCCTCACAGCAGACGAGGAGCCGCCGCCCTGA
- a CDS encoding alpha/beta fold hydrolase, translating into MPYITVAKENTTDVDLYYEDHGEGSPVVLIHGYPLDGKSWELQIPALLAAGHRVITYDRRGFGQSSQPTTGYDFDTFANDLDVLLDVLRLKDVALVGFSMGTGEIGRYIGAHGSANLRKVAFLAPIEPFLLQTPDNPTGLPASVFDGIIAAAQQDRYAWFTSFFNDFYNLDVNLGTRISEEAVRASWVTATRMSPLASSAVVPSWHTDMRADIAKIDVPTLILQGTADRILPIDATGRVFAKAVPAAQYIEVDDAPHGLLWTHADQVNAALVDFLAS; encoded by the coding sequence CGTTGCCAAGGAAAACACCACCGACGTCGACCTGTACTACGAGGACCACGGCGAGGGCTCGCCCGTCGTGCTGATCCACGGCTACCCGCTGGACGGCAAGTCCTGGGAGCTGCAGATCCCGGCGCTCCTCGCGGCCGGGCATCGCGTCATCACCTACGACCGCCGGGGCTTCGGCCAGTCCAGCCAGCCCACCACCGGCTACGACTTCGACACCTTCGCCAACGACCTCGACGTGCTGCTCGACGTGCTGCGGCTCAAGGACGTCGCCCTGGTCGGCTTCTCGATGGGTACCGGCGAGATCGGCCGCTACATCGGCGCCCACGGCAGCGCCAACCTGCGCAAGGTCGCTTTCCTGGCGCCCATCGAACCGTTCCTGCTGCAGACTCCCGACAACCCCACCGGCCTTCCCGCCAGCGTGTTCGACGGGATCATCGCGGCCGCGCAGCAGGACCGGTACGCCTGGTTCACCAGCTTCTTCAACGACTTCTACAACCTCGACGTGAACCTGGGCACGCGAATCAGCGAGGAGGCGGTGCGCGCCAGCTGGGTCACCGCCACGCGCATGTCCCCGTTGGCGTCCTCGGCCGTGGTGCCCAGCTGGCACACCGACATGCGCGCCGACATCGCGAAGATCGACGTGCCGACGCTCATCCTGCAGGGAACGGCCGACCGGATCCTGCCGATCGACGCCACCGGCCGGGTATTCGCCAAGGCCGTGCCCGCCGCGCAGTACATCGAGGTCGACGACGCCCCCCACGGGCTGCTGTGGACCCATGCGGACCAGGTCAACGCCGCACTTGTGGACTTCCTCGCCTCCTGA